The sequence ACATCAGTAACTTTCATAACTTCACCACCTTCCCCCGTAGCTGTTCAATATATAAATTAGTATTCTCTTAATTTTGACAAATTCCTTCTACTTTTAAACATTTTAATCAATATTACTCAATAAGTCTTTATTAGGCTCAACAACAATCTCTTTTGTCTCTTCATCAATCTTTTTTAATACTAATAATGGTAAGTAGCTATCTATTAATTTTTCTTCTGGCAGCTCTGTTGCAATAAATACTCCTGTCCCTACTACTTCCGCTTTAAATTCTCTCATCATATCACAAATTCCCTTCGCAGTACCTCCAGCTTTCATAAAGTCATCTATCACTAAAACTTTAGAACCCTCTTTCATAGCTTTTCGTGATAGAGACATAGTCTGAATTTTTTTTGTTGAACCGGTCACATAATTTATGTTTACTGTAGCTCCTTCTGTAACTTTTATATTTCTTCGTATTATTACTAATGGTACATCTAATGATTGAGCTGTCATTAAAGCTATCGGTATCCCTTTAGTTTCAACCGTAACAACATAATCTACAC is a genomic window of Caloranaerobacter sp. TR13 containing:
- the purR gene encoding pur operon repressor gives rise to the protein MIKLKRNERIGAIMKILSDRPNHIFTYNYFTDKFNAAKSTISEDIVIVKGMLEKLQLGKIETISGAAGGVKYIPQITEKMISDFLSDVADALAEKERIIPGGFIYMTDLLYTPSIVGMAGKIFAHRFISGSVDYVVTVETKGIPIALMTAQSLDVPLVIIRRNIKVTEGATVNINYVTGSTKKIQTMSLSRKAMKEGSKVLVIDDFMKAGGTAKGICDMMREFKAEVVGTGVFIATELPEEKLIDSYLPLLVLKKIDEETKEIVVEPNKDLLSNID